Within Salvia splendens isolate huo1 chromosome 21, SspV2, whole genome shotgun sequence, the genomic segment TTTCTGTTTGGGAAGCCGATGGAGACGGAGGGACGGGGAGAGCTGATGATGGACAAGGCAAGAGTGAAGGAGGTTTATCTGCAGTTGAAGGGGGAGGTTGAGTGATGTATGGCTTATTTGATAAAGAAGAGAGTTGAAGATCCATACTGGCATTTTTTGGACAGGTTGTACCATGCTGTTTCGTCTCCAATTCATGAGACTCCCACTTTTGATCCATGAAGGTATGCTGCCTGTTGAGATCAATGTAATAATAACTGTGTGATGAGGTATCAAAATGTGTAATAAGGGTTTCTGTTGTTGGAAGGTTTGGTAGGATTTATCAGCTTGATGTGGTTGTAATAAGTGCGTTCTTGTTTCTGTAACAAATAGTGAAATGCTAACAACATATGGTATTCAAACTCAGCCTGAAAAAACTGTTTAAATATACAGAATAATATGTCACCAGCATTACAGTTAATAAGCACGCACGCATCCATTCCCAGACCTCAACAATGGCAGAATAGGTACTGAAGATAGGAATGGTGAGTGAAGGCAAGACTAACTAGGTGGTGCCAGAACAGCTTGCTCGTGCCATGCTCCATTTAAGTTGGACTGCCACAGCCTCACAACGCCATCACTTCCCGTTGTAGCAAGTGTCATTCCACTCATATCCCATTCCATCTCCCACACCTATTACCGAAATATGTTAATATTACCATCTACAAATATAACAAAAACTGGTTTTCTAGGAAACTACATAACTATTTTACAAATGAGACTAAATATAGACATTTATCATAATCGACAGAAACATTGTGGAGGTTTGGTTTTATATTAGTCCAAGTttcaaatttttagtttttccAGTATAATTTACTAAGCTCTGAGCAGCCAAGTCAAATGTGTTTGGAAATTGAGATGTATATTTCCCAACTTGTTTACCTTTGAATGAAACCCTTTGTTGTTTAAATTTTAGTTATGTTGATCAATACTGCCAAGTATTACTAAGCACGTACCAAATGTACTAGGGGCATTGGGGATAGGGGTGTTAAATACCTCATTCTCATGGCCAGAGAGCAATGCAACCCTATGCACTGAAAGTCTCCCATCATGATCAGGGTTTGACCCAAGTTGCCAGATCGATATTCCTTTCTGAGTCGCAACAGCTATCAGTTCATAAGGCCTGAACAATTACAAAGCAATCATCTATCAACATTTGAACATGAACTCATTTCCATGAGATTTATCTTTCAAAGGTATGCCAATACAAGGAGAAATCATTATCAAAGGGGTAACAGAAGCTTTCTTCTCTACTTTCCATCTAGAAAAGTTGAATTAGTAATAGAAATTATTAACATGAGCCAGTATATGCTTCATATCTTGGTACCTTCCGATATTTGGGGCCCAGGCAACTGAAGAAACCTGATCACCCTTGTCCTCGGGTAAAGAAAGCTCTGCAACTGGAAGCCATCTTTGATGATCCAGATCAAACTCCCAGACCTGTCAGGTATACAATACAACTAAATTTGAAATGTGGCTCCATAGATATATAGATAAGAGAACCAGATCAATTCACTAAATAGGAAAACTGACTAAAATACTCCCAGATTAAGAGAGATCACAAATAAGTGAGGCAATAGGTGAATTCAGCAGAAAAAGAAGCATGTACCTTTGCAGAATTTAATGATGGAGTGGTTGAATTAAAGCCTAAAACAAAACTTGATTGTCGGACTTCAATTCGTTCTGGATTCCATGAAATGGACGCAGATAAACAGGAGACATTCCCAAACTTGGAGACCAAATCAATCACATTTTGAAACTCAGCCTGTAAGTTGATAAACCTGAATTACTGGTCCAATGAAAAGTAATACTGGATGCTTGTAATAGAGCCTAGATAGAAAAAGTGGAACCTGAAGCTGCCACTTCTCCAGTTCAAGCGTATCTAGGAGCTCATGTATTTTAACTTGTCCGTCAGAATATGCAGCAACCTGTTGAGGAAAAAGTCAGCAATAATTGGTGTTCTAAACAGACCACATGCATTTTATCATTCTCAAAATAGTCAAGATAGCTAGTTTCTCAtagatattatatatatacaataataCAAGTAATATAATTGAGACTTCCATTTTCGATGAAGAGACTGCTGTAGAATGAATTATGCATCGACGAGTCATGAAAATATTATACCGCCACGCATGCAATAACTCTATCAGAAAAAAGTATTGCAATTACAATGGTTCATTTTTGCATATCTCTGAATATATCTTTAGTCTTGTCAAATTAGTTTCTGAACTCCCTCAAACATGAAAGTAACTCGTATATGCACTTCATCCTCGACTTACAGAGCTCTCTCAGGCAGTGCAACTGTCCAAGAAACCAAAGTGCAAGGTTGCTTTAGGAAGATTGTATCGGCCAACATCTAAGCTTACAGATGTCCCCCTTCTTTTCTTCcaacataattttatttaagtgcatACTTCCTTCCTCTCATGCTACAGCCACATGATGCCAATTTCAAGCAATTATTAATTGACACTAACCAATTTCAGACTTGTTTGACCATATCCAAATTGAACATCTAGTACTTGACTTGTGTTCATATCAAAGCATTTGCACATCTTCCAGTGAGGCCCTTCAGCATCTATAGGATTAAAAATACAAACATATTATAGTTAGCCCCTCGTAGATAATAAGAGAAATAAAAGGAAGTTATTGGAGATGCAAAATTAGATAAGCACAATTAACAGGAAAAAATTGGGAAGATGCAGGGGGAAAAAAGAGCGAGCAACCCCCACAATTCAGAAAATCTACGCAGAAAAACTAACTGGGAATTCAGAAATTACCATCCACGACCTCCTCCCACAAGGACAAATTCCCATCTTCACTAATGCAAGCAACTGCATCACCGTATTCTGGCGGAGCCCAGACCACTTTCACAATGCTGCCATTATGTGCCTATTTTCGAAATAACACCATCATATGAGAAATCCCATTActgaaaaaaattacaaataaatacaGCTCACAAGTAAAAGCTCAATACACACGAAAATCACATCTGCAATTCAACAGAAAGTGTTCAACACCTCAAGCCCCTGTAAAAGTAACATAACGAACCATCCCACTAATCTAAACTTCAAATCATTTCACCAAATGACcgcaaaacaaaataaacaaatcaAAGGGAGAAAGAGAGCATATATACTGACCTTAAATCTGTGGGTACAAGTAAAGTTTGAAGATGCTGGATCAGTTGAATCATAAATTGCCAACGAACCATCAATGAGTCCGGCAACCAATCTCTCGCCGCTGTAATTCCAAGCTGTGCATCTTGTACCTTTGTCAAGTACCAGAATGGACTTATCCATCTCTGCTCTAGCTATTAATCGATCATACAATTTAGAAACCCGAGATGAACAGGGGATGAACACACTACTAGAGCGCGGTTCTGGTTcctaaaaccctaattcaatTTGGGAattttggaatatttgtttaattaattaattgtatttaCCTCTGAATAAAATTTCGAAAAGGGAATGGGCTTGATTCGTTTGACGAGGCCCATCAGAAACAAATTCTTTAGCCGAAGTAGATTTTTCTAAGAAATAGTGTAAATTGGTGTATAGAAATGCGaaaatgtgtgtgtgtggtgCGACTTGTGTGTGTTATATAAAGTGTGTATGTGTGTagcttaattttataattatttagaaTTTTTAAAATAGTTACTTTAGTCATAAAAATTGGAGAATTTggaattgaaattttaaattccaatatttttatcatatcACACAACGGATTCAAATTGCATAGTCTAATTCCATATCCATAGTTCCAATTTCATAGTGCCAAACGAATACTCCATCTTcatatattttctattttcttattctttttaaatttttgtctATTGAATGGTTAATGGCATGGCCACAAGTTGTACACGTCAACACAAACCCTGTAATAAGCTGGCTCATTTGTCTCCTTTGTGGATGtccaaaacacacacacatatgaCACATGTATATgcttatatgtgtgtgtaagtaTGTAAATTAGCACCAACAAcactaaaaaaaagaagaaaatgataaaCATGTACACAAATTCTGTTGCAAAGTTTGGTGTATTAATCTCATTTCCTTAATTTCTTCAAAAAATTGTGTTTCTTCCATTACTGTAGAATAATGATTTTGTTGCAATGAATGAAGAAAAATGCGATGTTTTTGTGGGAGATTGATAGGATTTAAGATCCTATCACAGATTTTATGCAAGGTGTTTGATGAATTGCCCCAATGAAGGAGCTTGAACTTACGGACGAGAATTAGGTTTGGTTGTATGCAAGGTGTTTGAAGAATTGCCCCAGTGGAGGTGCTGGGAATTATGGACGAAAACTAGGGTTGAGACAATAGGCAAATTGTATTACTTATTTCTCAAGACTCGATCTATGGGAATTCTATAATATATAGAATTCCCCCTACTTGATTCGGACTtacgattcgggaaagaatcaagaagaaaacccgaaaagatttgactctatctaactaagcaaaaAACGTTATTTAAGGAAACACAATAATATCTCTAGAAgcaaaaataaagcaaataaaatctTCTAATTATCTTGGCACGAAATCGTTGTACTTGCTGGGCCGAGGCGCGTTGCGCTTCGGGCGTTCCTCCCTTGGCGGAACTAGCTTCTTCGCGGTCTTGGTCTTGATATTGGGCTCGTTATTTTGGGCTCCGGCCTGCTCCGCGCTTGGCGACGGCCCTTCTTCCGTGCGTACTCCTTCCTCCAACGTTGAGTCCCTATCAACTCCCCCATCGACGAGagccaccttgtcctcaaggtgaaGATCAGGAAAGTGTTCCCTAAGCAAAGCAGCTGATTCCCATGAACGTGTAACGCCGCCATCCGAAGACCAACCCACCGACCACTGCTCCTGTGGAATGCCATTCACCAACACTGTGCGGGACTCAGAGGCGCAAATTGGAGTGTCATAGGGATCGCTTCGTCGGAAAGAAGCCGGCAAGTGCATCGTCGCCGAAATTAACGGCACAAATTTCTTCAACAAAGAAACGTGAAAAACATTATGGATCCTGCTTTCTGCTGGTAAGCGCAGACGATACGCCACTTTGCCCACACGCTCGGTGATCTCGTAGGGACCAAAATAGCGCCGAGCCAGCTTGTTTGATAATGGTTTGCTGACAGAAAGCTGGCGGTACGGCTGGAGCTTCAGTAACACGCGGTCGCCCACGTTAAACTCGATGTCCCGACGATGGCGATTAGCATATTCCGCCATAGAACCCTGCGCACGGGCAATGCGCCTCTTCAAGGTCTGCAGCGTCTCCTGCCTCTCGGTcagcaattcttccactgctgTGTTGTGCGACGGCCGTGGGTAAGTGGCAAAAAGGTTGGGTGGCTCCCGCCCATACAACGCTTGGAAAGGGGACATTCCTATGCTCGCGTTCACGCTACAGTTAAGTGCTAACTCCGCCCAGGGAAGCAGCGCGAACCACCTTGCGGGGCGATCAAAGGTGAAAGCTCGCAAGTACTGCTCCAAAGCTCTATTGGTAACCTCCGATTGGCCGTCGGTTTGGGGGTGATAGGCCGTTGTAAACTGCAACTTGGTGCCACTAAGCTTCAACAGCTCATCCCAAAAGTCACTCATGAAAATGGAGTCGCGGTCGGATAATAACTTAGCAGGAAAACCATGTAATTTTACCACCGTGTCAACAAATAGCCGGGCCACGCGGGGGGCATCGAAGCCCGGTTTCAGCGCTCCGAAGTGGGCGTATTTCGACAATCGGTCAACGACCACCATGACAGCCGTATATCCCTGCGAAGGAGGAAGTCCAACAATGAAATCCATGGATGCCGCCTCCCACACCATACCGGGAATAGGCAATGGTTGAATAAGGCCGTTGGGCTTATCTCGCACATATTTTGTTGCTTGACAAGTGAAGCAGGCCGCCACATACTCACGCACGTCGCGACGGAGGCCCGGCCAATAGAAGACAGCGGACACACGAGCGAGGGTCCTGCGCTCTCCGGGGTGGCCGGCGGCAGGCGAGTCGTGACACTCACCGAGGATAGCTGTCCGGGTAAGAGAATCTCGGCTGAGGTACAACCGCCTTTTGAAATATAGTAATCCGTCCACGACCGAGATGTTAGGCGGGGCGGTGCCGGCAGTAAACGCCTGGTGCAAAGCTAGCAGATCCGGAAGCTGCTCATTCTCGCGCCGAATCGTCTCTAGAACCGCTGGAATTGGGCGAGCATACAGCGAAAATAACTGTGCCGCAGAATCTGTTTTGTCATCATCACGGCGGGACAAGGCGTCTGCCACTTTATTTGATGCTCCCGACTTGTACTCAATCGTAAATTTAAACCCCATGAGTTTGCGGACATAAAATTGTTGATCTGGTGTTTGCACTACTTGAGAGAGAAGGTCTTTTAAACTCCGCTGATCACTGCGAATTATGAACTCCCGA encodes:
- the LOC121784956 gene encoding protein SEH1-like, translated to MDKSILVLDKGTRCTAWNYSGERLVAGLIDGSLAIYDSTDPASSNFTCTHRFKAHNGSIVKVVWAPPEYGDAVACISEDGNLSLWEEVVDDAEGPHWKMCKCFDMNTSQVLDVQFGYGQTSLKLVAAYSDGQVKIHELLDTLELEKWQLQAEFQNVIDLVSKFGNVSCLSASISWNPERIEVRQSSFVLGFNSTTPSLNSAKVWEFDLDHQRWLPVAELSLPEDKGDQVSSVAWAPNIGRPYELIAVATQKGISIWQLGSNPDHDGRLSVHRVALLSGHENEVWEMEWDMSGMTLATTGSDGVVRLWQSNLNGAWHEQAVLAPPS